GAGTCGAGGGGTCAGTTGCTAGGTTTCAGGGGCTTGTTGTTGATCCACGAAGGGCACGAAGGTTAAGTTTTTAGCCACAAATTCTACAGATTTGTTTAATGCTGCTGCGATAGCCAACTCACTTTGTGTTTGGCCGCTGCGTTAGAGATTGCGCATACGTCCTGGCAACTGACACCTGAATCCTAATCCCTTTTCATCCCTCATAATTCATCCTTCATCCTTAACTTTGCTTTATACTTAGGCTAACAACCAAACAGCGATGGAGGGATGGCGTGCACAAGCCCGATACCAAACGACTGATTCCCCCAGGTTTTTTCCTTTTAGCGTTATTTGGCATTTTCTTAGCGATTGTCTTTGCCACTGAATCAACGCCCATGGCCGAGATTCGCTTCAACGTGGATCGTGAGGCGGCCTTGCAGCGCTCGGAGGATGCGGTGCTGGGAGTGGGTGGCGATCCAAGCCAATTCACCCAAACAATCACGTTTGGCTCGAACAACGATGCTCAATCGTATTTGATTCGCGAAGGCAGCCGCGAATTGCTCAATCAGCGGGTTGACGAAGATCTCAATCTTGCCAGTTGGAATGTGCGTTTTTGGCGTGAGCTTGATCCTGAACAATGGTTGGTTAGCATTTCGCCAACCACAGGCCGAATTTTGGCGATTAATCATCTGCGCCCCGATGAAGCAGCAGGAGCGAAATTAAGTCAAGCTGAGGCCTTGTTAATAGCGCAAGACCAATTGCCAATTCCGCTTGAACAATTGAGCTTGCTCGATCAATTTACCACGCAACAGCCTAACCGTACCGACCATACCTTTATTTGGCAGCGCCGTGATATCACTGATGCCGAAGCCCAATATCGCTACAGTGTCACGATTGCTGGCGATCAATTAGGCCAACTCGGCGAGTATTATTGGTTGCCGCAGTCGTGGTATTTGGATAAAGATTGGCAACTGCGCCGTGGTGGCATTCTCAACCACACTGGTTGGACGCTGACCTATGCCCTAACTGCCTTGATTGGGGTGGCTTGGTTTATTCAGGCACGGCGAGGGCGGTTGCGCTGGCGTTGGGCCTTGCACCTTTTTGCGGCAGTTGCAGTAGTTGGTGTGTTGGTCATGCTCAACAGCATTCCGCTCGATTTGGCCCATTATGATATTAACCAAAGCCTGCCTGTTTATTGGGGTAATGTGCTCAGTGGCTATGTTGGTCAGCTCGTTGCCATTGCCAGCACGATCCTCTTGGCGGGCATGGCTGGCGAGGCGCTCGTTTGGGAAGAAACCGAAGGCACAGTTTCGTTGAGCGAAACCCTGACCCGCCGTGGATTAGTGAGTCGCCCAGTCGTGCAGGCTTTATGGATTGGCGGCTTGGTTGGAATCTTCCAATTAGGCTTTGTTTCGGCCTTTTATGCCTTGGGTAGCCGCTATTTTGGGGTTTGGTCGCCAGTTACGCCATTGTACGACGATACGATTGCTACACCGTTTCCAGCTTTGTATGGCATGGCACTGGGCTTGTTGCCCGCCATCGGAGAGGAACTGATCTTTCGCTTGGGCGGGATTATGGTGTTGACTCGCTATTTTGGCCGACCCAAACTGGCAATCATTGTCACGGCGGTGGTTTGGGCAGCTTTGCATGCCACCTATCCTCAACATCCATTTTATATTCGCGTGGTTGAATTAAGCATTATTGGGATTTTGTTTGGCTTTTTGAGCGTGCGTTACGGCGTGTTGGCCTCAATCGCTGCCCACTATACCTACAATGCCTCGCTGTATGTGCCGCTCTTTTGGAAAACTAATAACTTCTATTTGCTCAGCGGGATTGCCGCCGCCGCCTTGGTGTTGTGGTTGTTGATTCCTTCAATCATTCGCCAACTGCGTGGAGTTCCGCTTGAGAGCGATAATACGATTCGCGCCGCGCTGCCGCCGCAAGTGCCCGAGCCAGTTGTGCCTCAATTGAGCTGGCAATGGCGACGCGATTGGAAATTATTTGCTGGTTTATCGGGCTTGGTCGCGGTTATATTGCTGGTAATTGGGCTGAATCGTGCGCCTGCCTTGGCTCGCAACGGTGTGCGCCAAGATATGGTTACCCGCACCGAAGCGCTAGCCCAAGAACGCAATATCGATCTAACGGGCCTGAATCCCAGCGTGACGGTTGTGGCCGATTGGGTTGACCTTGATTTGGCCTACATCTACGATCAACTAGATCCTGAGCAAACCGCTGCTGCGATTGAAAAAGGCACAGTTCGGGCGTGGAGCGTGCGCTGGTCGAATTGGGATCGGCCTGAGTATAGCTGGTTGGTGTATCTCGATCCGGCTGGGCGTTTGCTGTCGTATCGCTTGAGTTTGCCCGAAAATACCAGCGCGATTTCAACCACACTGGAGCAAGCTCAAACGATTGCAACCACCCATGTCAGCCAATTTATCGCGCTTGAGCAGTATGAGTTGATCAATACCAGTACCAGCCAAAAGCCCAATCGTAGCGATTACACCTTTGTATGGCAGACCAAAATGCCATGGATTGCTGAGGCCTATCGGCGCTTTGAGGTGACGGTGGCAGGCGATCAAGTGATTACTAGCTCGTCCTCGATGTACACGCCGCCTGAATATCGGCGTGAGCGCGACCAAACCACCTTGAGCGAAAGTATTCTGAGCAATTTGCGCAGCGCCTTGCGCGGTATTCCGGCCACAATCTTGCCGATTTTAGGCTTGATTGGCATTTTTCGGCGGCGCACTGAGCTTTGGCCGTGGGTTTGGTTGGGGGTTATTGCCGGGATTGGCTACTTAATACAAGGTGCTGGGCGCTGGACATTTGCCCAAGTTAGCGAACTACCACGCTTTATTTTAGCTATCAGCCAAACCTTGGCTAATGCGGTCTTGAATGGTGGCGAGCTAGCCTTGTTAGGAGCAGGCGCAGCAACCGCTTGGAACCTGACCAAAAACGAACAACAATTGCCGCTTGAAGCCTTTATTCGGGCAATTCCGCATCGAATCCAAGATTTTGTGGCCGATCGGGCACAAGTTTTGCGGCGCGAAAGCATCGTATTGGGGATAATGATCGTGCCATGGATCTTGCTGATTCGCAGCAGCATTGGTTTTACAACCGCCAAAGCTGGTTTTTGGGCCAGCGTCCAACCCCTGAACGCACAATCAGCAATGCTTGATATACTATTACAGGCAACATTTGATGCAATTACGACAAGTTTGCTCTTGATCGGTAGCCTGAGCATGCTAACATGGGTAGTACGTGGGAAGCAGCAGATCGCCTTGGCAATCACCTGTCTTGGAATCGCATTGGTTCTCTTGCCGTTGCGTGAACCAGTTCAATGGCTTGTTTTAGGCCTAGCTGTGCTGTTGAGCTTTGGGCTTGGCCGCATGCTGCGCTGGAATGGCTTGGCGTTCACTGTTGCTTTATGGTTGGCAAACATTGTACCAGCCGCCCTAACCTTACTTGCAACAACCCCACTTGCATTGCAACTGAACGGCGCAGCCTTGATCGTGTTGCTCTGTGGCTTTTGCGGGTGGTATCTTGGTGGATGGTGGCAAACACAGAATGCAGAAAATTAATCAGACCTATACAATCACTCAGCGGGCTACTTGTTTGGTGTGGAGGATGTTATGAATTCATTGGCGGCAATCCCGCACCTTCACGATCTACCACAAGTGGTTGAAACCGTGAAACGGCGACAATTATCGGGCCGACTCACATGGATCGATCACATAGATCGGGTGCATTTATTTTTTGTGGATGGGATTTTACGCCATGGCCAAGTAGACCCACATGGCCAAATTGGCGAAGATGCGGTGGATTGGCTGTTGACGCGGCGTTCGGGCCATTTCGAGTGGAATGCCGCTGATAATTTGTTTAAACCGGCGCATAGTATTAATGCCGATATGGTGGCAAATTTTGATCGGTTGTTAACGATTATGGTCGAGGGCGAAATTTTAAATCGCCCACCTGAGCACGATTTTGCCCTGGAGTTTTTTGGACTCAGTGCTGCACCAATTCCCAAGGCCGCATTAATTCCTCAGCCTGTGCGGCGTTCGTTGGTGCTGCCACCAGGCGAACACGACCCCAACAGTAGCAAGCAATTGCAAAGCCTGCCCTTGGGCAAACAATTGGAATATTTGCAAACCCGCCGTTTCTCTGGTTATGTCTACTATCAACCAGGGGCGCAAAGCACGGGCTTTGTGATGGGGATTGTGCTGTTCAGCGAGGGCCATCTACGTGGCGTGCATGCCCAAGATTTGTCCAACGATCAGTGGTATAGCGCCAATCAGGCATTGCAACATTTGGCCAATGCCCATTCACAGCCAGAACTCTACCAAACTCCCGCCCGTTTGATCGATGCATGTGCCGCAATTGTTGGGGCTGATCCCAGTCGGCCTGTGGCGATTGCTGCTTCTAAAACGATTTTGCAACAAGTAGTGAACGATGTGCATAAACGCAGCGCTACTGGCGCGGTGCAATTATGTGTGCCCGATAAACCAACCCTATATGTGCCGTTTTACCAAGGCCAAGTGATTGGTATCTTGGAGCATGAATCGGGCAATAGTCGCTTGAAACCAATGCCCAATAATCATCCATTACCCTTTGGTGTACCCAATATCACCTTGCGTGTGCTCGAACAGGCCACCAAATAACCATTAAGGTCAGCTATGTCGCAACAAACCGAAATTATCGCTGGCTTAGAGCACTTGGCGCAACACTTTGTGCGCTCGGTGCAAAGCCAGCTTGGAATTGAGCTTGAATATAATCACGTGGCGGTGAAATGGCTCAATACCTATATCGAACAAATTCGCCCCAATTATGCGCCTGAACAAGTGCCGCCCAACTTGGTTCAATCGCTTGGGGCGTTTCTTGGAGCCTGCATTATTGCCAATTACGGCGGACGTTGGGGCCACGAACACGAAAGCAACGATTGGGGCATTGCGCTGCCTGTCCAAGGGGGCGATATCTGGATTTATCCCTTCAACAAAGTCTATAAACATATTGCTGCTGGTGAAGAACATTCAGTCCGCATGTTTTACGAGGCTATTCCCAATCTGATCGATCCTAGCCGCAATTGGGGTGGGCCGCAAAGCATCGAGCTTACAACATAGAGCATAGAACGTAAGCATGAGGGATCGATTTAGCGATCGGGCGGTAGTCGCTCGATCGCTTTTTTAACGCTGAGGAGTATATGATTATCGGCTATTAGATTAACAAAAGGCGGAGGTTCGGGTCGCGCCCATACCAATCAACCTTTGTTATACACTGTTTCAGCAGGTGGATAACAAATAACTTCCAGCACATTCCCATTTGGGTCGCGTAGATAAAAGCCTTTTGTACCATCACGATGGCGATCGATCGGTTGGTTATGTTGGGTTGCTAAGGCGTTTAATTGCGTTTCATTAACCCGCACCGCCACATGCGGCGGATGTTGATAGGCCATAACCAACGCTAATTTTCCTTGGCCAATCCGTAAAAAAGCCCATGTCTCATCAGCATATAATACCTGCGCCCCACATTGCTCAACATACCAAGCAGTTGATTCAGCAATATTATTAACTACAACCGCAACATGATCCATTTCCATGGAGAAGCTCCTTGCTAGAGTAAGCGCTGATAGTGCTGGGCTAATTGTCGCCCAATTGCTTGCCAATCGTAATCTTGGGCGATCAATTGCCTACCTGCATCGCCGAGTTGTTCGGCCAAACGTGGTGTTCGCAAAATGCGCACAAGCGCTGCAGCAAATGATTGCGGCGTTTCGGCAAACAGGGCATGGGTTTCGTGCTTAAGTGCCAAGCCTTCAGCCGCCAAACTTGTCGTTACCAAAGGCAAACCTGTCGCCAAACCCTCTAAAATTTTAATCCGCACACCGCTACCCCAAAAAATTGGCGCTGCCACCACCCGACTTTGACGATAAACTGCCTGTAAATCGTCAATTGTGCCTGGTACTTGAATTGTAGCACTGGCAAGTTGTTGAATTTCAGGCGTAGGGCTGCGGCCTGCCAGCATCAAGCGGGCTTCAGGCATTTGGGCTTGAACCAACGGCCAAACCTCACGCGCCAACCATAACGCCCCTTCAACATTCGGCGGATGAAAATAGTTGCCCACAAACAACACTTGCTGCGGAGCCTGAGGCTGGCGACATAGCGGCCATTGGCTTAAATCAACTCCCGCTGGCACGGTTACGATGTTGAGTTTTGGTTGCCAACGAGCTAGGGTTCGTTGATCCGTTTCGCTCAGCGTAACTAGCAAATCACACTGGCGCAAGGCTCGCTGCTCATACAGCCACAAGCTGAGCAATCCAGCCAAGCGGCGGGCGCGGAGTTTCCAATGTTTTTCGCGTTGTAAGCGTCGCCATTGAGCCACAAACCCAACCTGATGTACGGTACAAATAATTGCCTTCAGCCCCAAATGGCGAGCAAATGGGGCATACTGGGCCATGGTTGTGCCTTCAAGTTGCAGCAAATCCGGCAGCTTGGTCGCCCAGCGTTGTTGCAAATAATCGCGCATGGGCTGCGAAAACTCCAAATGCACCGCTGGTGGATCAATTCCCCGATGCTTAGGGTTGCTTGGCGCGAAGGCATGTAGATCACGACACCATTGCGGCAACGGCCCCCAATCGACTGTTTGCGGTTGGTTGGCTAAACAATAACTATCAACAGTATAATAATCACTTAATTGACGTAGCGCATTCAAACTATGGTTTTTTGCACCAGCATGGGCTGGATACAGTGGGGTTGGGGTGAGTATACTGAGGCTTGCAGGTTGCATCAATCGGCCTACCGAAGCTAGAGAACCATTGGTCCAAGTATAGCAGACGAACAGAGAACATAGGGTCAAATCAGAAGTCAAAATAGGGATCAGGGGTCAGGATTCAGGGGTCAGGGTTTAGCACACAGAGATTTGGCTCTAGGCTATGGGCTATCGGAACCTAATCCTAACAATCTGTAACAAAATTAGGGTTCGGCATTTGGGCTATGGGATAGTACGCGCGAGTGAAACCCAACCCCTGAACTCTGTCGCCTCGCGCTGAACCCTACCCCCTGAGGCCTGAATCCTAATCAAAAAAAGGAGCAACGATGAAAATTGCATTTCTATCAGCAGAATGGGCTAATCTTGGATTGTTCTCGTATGCTGTGCCCGATCAATTATTGCAGCCCTATTTGCCAACTGGCTTAGAGCTTGATCGGCGTGATGGCTCGGCGTTCGTAAGCTTAGTGGTATTTGATTTTCTGCAAACCAAAGTTTTAGGCGTGGCGTGGCCCGGCTTTCGCAATTTTGCCGAGATGAATTTGCGCTTTTATGTGCGCCGTGGGCAGCAACGCGGAGTGGTGTTTGTGCGCGAAATCGTGCCTCAATGGCTGGTCGCCACATTAGCCAACGTCATTTATAACGAGCCGTATGTGGCCGCTCCATTGCAGAGCCATACCCAATTCAGTGCCAACCAAATCACGGTTGAGCACAATTTATATTGGCAAGGCCAAACCAATTTGGTCAAGTTAACCGCTAGCAAACAGCTGTATCACCCAAGTGCCGATAGCACCGAACACTTTTTCAAGGAGCACGAATGGGGCTTTGGGCGCAAGCGCAACGGCAAGCCAATCGTCTATCGGGTTGAACATCCTGAGTGGGATGTTTATCCAGTGGAGCGTTATCAACTGCAATTTGATTGGGGCGCGATTTATGGCCCTCAATGGGCTTGGCTAGCAAACGAAACGCCCTATTCAGCAGTCTTGGCTAAAGGCTCAGCTGTCAAGGTTTTTCCCCATCAAAAATTGCCAAATGGCTAATAAAGAGCATAGAACATAGAGCATAGGGGGTCAGGATTCAGGGGCTAGGGGTCAGATTTAACTCATAGCCGCAGCAAAACAATGGCTATAGGCTATCAAAATAATTTGTGGCTAAAAAATTAACTTCGCGATCTTCGTGCTCTTTGTGGATCAAACTATGCTCTATGTTCTATGTTCTATGTTCTATGTTCTATGTTCTATGCTACTCGCAGCACAATTTTGCCGACATGCTGGCTTGATTCAAGCAAGCGATGGGCAGCACTGGCTTCGGCCAAATCAAACACCGCTTCAATGACTGGCTGAAATGTGCCATCGGCGAAGCGTGGCAGCACATCGGCCAGCATTTGTTGAGTTAACGCAGCTTTAGCGGCAATTGGGCGGGCACGCAAGGTTGTACCACAAACTGTCAAACGTTTGAGCATCAGCGTGCGCAGATCAAGTTCAGTTTGTGCTCCACCCATTGTCGCGATAATCACCAAGCGCCCGCCAACCCGCAGGCTGGCCAAATTATCCTTGAAATAACTGGCTCCTAACATATCCAAAACGACATCAACGCCTTGCTGCTCAGTCAGGGCTTGCACTCGTTCAGGCCAGTTTTCAGTTCGATAGTTGATGCCTGCGACTGCCCCTAATTCGCGGCAACGGGCAATTTTGGTTTCAGAACCAGCAGTAATCAGCACTTCAGCGCCACGCCAACGCGCTAGTTGAATTGCCGCCGTGCCAATGCCTGAGCTGCCGCCGTGCACCAACAAGCGTTCACCAGCACTCAAGCGGCCCCAATTAAACAAATTGTCGTAGGCGGTCATCCAGACTTCGGGAATCGCCGCAGCTTGTTCGTAGCTCAAATTGTCCGGAATTGGCATGGCTAGCTCAGCCGGAATCACCACCTGTTGTGCATAACCGCCGCCTGGCAGCAAGGCACAAACTCGCGTGCCAAGCGCTGGAGTTGTGACACCTGCACCATGGCCAATCACCTCGCCTGCGATTTCTAGCCCCAAAATCTCTGAAGCTCCCGCTGGCGCTGGATACATACCACGGCGTTGCAAAATATCGGCCCGATTGACAGCAGTCGCATACACCCGAATCAACAATTCGCCAGCTTGCGGCTGCAAATCGGCAACTTCGGCCAACTGCAACACATCAGCATCACCAGCCTGCTCAAACACAATTGCTTGCATAATTACCTCATCAAATGATAAAAATACCCCTCACCCGCCGCTGTGGGAGCTAGTTCTTATAGGGGGTTGATGCTTCGAACCAATAAGCGTATAGTTTATCGGTGGATGGTTGCCCGCCACGGCATGCCCTTGAGTGGGTGCAGGGGGGATTAAAGCTCGTCCGTCGCAAACGTCAGGTCTTGGCCTTCAATATCGGCATGCCCTTGAG
This genomic interval from Herpetosiphon gulosus contains the following:
- a CDS encoding glycosyltransferase family 4 protein, coding for MQPASLSILTPTPLYPAHAGAKNHSLNALRQLSDYYTVDSYCLANQPQTVDWGPLPQWCRDLHAFAPSNPKHRGIDPPAVHLEFSQPMRDYLQQRWATKLPDLLQLEGTTMAQYAPFARHLGLKAIICTVHQVGFVAQWRRLQREKHWKLRARRLAGLLSLWLYEQRALRQCDLLVTLSETDQRTLARWQPKLNIVTVPAGVDLSQWPLCRQPQAPQQVLFVGNYFHPPNVEGALWLAREVWPLVQAQMPEARLMLAGRSPTPEIQQLASATIQVPGTIDDLQAVYRQSRVVAAPIFWGSGVRIKILEGLATGLPLVTTSLAAEGLALKHETHALFAETPQSFAAALVRILRTPRLAEQLGDAGRQLIAQDYDWQAIGRQLAQHYQRLL
- a CDS encoding VOC family protein; translation: MEMDHVAVVVNNIAESTAWYVEQCGAQVLYADETWAFLRIGQGKLALVMAYQHPPHVAVRVNETQLNALATQHNQPIDRHRDGTKGFYLRDPNGNVLEVICYPPAETVYNKG
- a CDS encoding DUF2071 domain-containing protein, whose protein sequence is MKIAFLSAEWANLGLFSYAVPDQLLQPYLPTGLELDRRDGSAFVSLVVFDFLQTKVLGVAWPGFRNFAEMNLRFYVRRGQQRGVVFVREIVPQWLVATLANVIYNEPYVAAPLQSHTQFSANQITVEHNLYWQGQTNLVKLTASKQLYHPSADSTEHFFKEHEWGFGRKRNGKPIVYRVEHPEWDVYPVERYQLQFDWGAIYGPQWAWLANETPYSAVLAKGSAVKVFPHQKLPNG
- a CDS encoding NAD(P)H-quinone oxidoreductase; this translates as MQAIVFEQAGDADVLQLAEVADLQPQAGELLIRVYATAVNRADILQRRGMYPAPAGASEILGLEIAGEVIGHGAGVTTPALGTRVCALLPGGGYAQQVVIPAELAMPIPDNLSYEQAAAIPEVWMTAYDNLFNWGRLSAGERLLVHGGSSGIGTAAIQLARWRGAEVLITAGSETKIARCRELGAVAGINYRTENWPERVQALTEQQGVDVVLDMLGASYFKDNLASLRVGGRLVIIATMGGAQTELDLRTLMLKRLTVCGTTLRARPIAAKAALTQQMLADVLPRFADGTFQPVIEAVFDLAEASAAHRLLESSQHVGKIVLRVA
- a CDS encoding CPBP family intramembrane glutamic endopeptidase; protein product: MHKPDTKRLIPPGFFLLALFGIFLAIVFATESTPMAEIRFNVDREAALQRSEDAVLGVGGDPSQFTQTITFGSNNDAQSYLIREGSRELLNQRVDEDLNLASWNVRFWRELDPEQWLVSISPTTGRILAINHLRPDEAAGAKLSQAEALLIAQDQLPIPLEQLSLLDQFTTQQPNRTDHTFIWQRRDITDAEAQYRYSVTIAGDQLGQLGEYYWLPQSWYLDKDWQLRRGGILNHTGWTLTYALTALIGVAWFIQARRGRLRWRWALHLFAAVAVVGVLVMLNSIPLDLAHYDINQSLPVYWGNVLSGYVGQLVAIASTILLAGMAGEALVWEETEGTVSLSETLTRRGLVSRPVVQALWIGGLVGIFQLGFVSAFYALGSRYFGVWSPVTPLYDDTIATPFPALYGMALGLLPAIGEELIFRLGGIMVLTRYFGRPKLAIIVTAVVWAALHATYPQHPFYIRVVELSIIGILFGFLSVRYGVLASIAAHYTYNASLYVPLFWKTNNFYLLSGIAAAALVLWLLIPSIIRQLRGVPLESDNTIRAALPPQVPEPVVPQLSWQWRRDWKLFAGLSGLVAVILLVIGLNRAPALARNGVRQDMVTRTEALAQERNIDLTGLNPSVTVVADWVDLDLAYIYDQLDPEQTAAAIEKGTVRAWSVRWSNWDRPEYSWLVYLDPAGRLLSYRLSLPENTSAISTTLEQAQTIATTHVSQFIALEQYELINTSTSQKPNRSDYTFVWQTKMPWIAEAYRRFEVTVAGDQVITSSSSMYTPPEYRRERDQTTLSESILSNLRSALRGIPATILPILGLIGIFRRRTELWPWVWLGVIAGIGYLIQGAGRWTFAQVSELPRFILAISQTLANAVLNGGELALLGAGAATAWNLTKNEQQLPLEAFIRAIPHRIQDFVADRAQVLRRESIVLGIMIVPWILLIRSSIGFTTAKAGFWASVQPLNAQSAMLDILLQATFDAITTSLLLIGSLSMLTWVVRGKQQIALAITCLGIALVLLPLREPVQWLVLGLAVLLSFGLGRMLRWNGLAFTVALWLANIVPAALTLLATTPLALQLNGAALIVLLCGFCGWYLGGWWQTQNAEN